Proteins encoded in a region of the Gallalistipes aquisgranensis genome:
- a CDS encoding uroporphyrinogen decarboxylase family protein, whose protein sequence is MEPSKQRVGKVLSHERPDRFPVDFGATAVTGIHCKVVEALRDHYGLERRPVRIVETLQMLGEVDEELKRIMHVDCEPAIGCRDFFGCDTRRLHEQRTPWGQTVLLPDTYDLTPDTDRNIWIYPRGDRSVPPSGVLPDKCYFMNAVERCGTVDDARLDPEDNLEEYGLIGDEDFACFVSAVERAAATGRAVVLSYVGTALGDVAFISGPALSRPRGIRSVSEWYMSTLLRPDYIHRLFDRQVDYAIANCERLWKAVGEKVDVIYTCGTDFGSQESQFCSEETFRELWLPHYRRLNDWIHRNTTWKIFKHSCGSMMPLLPALIDAGFDIFNPVQVNARNMDPHELKDRFGDRLVFWGGIDTQQVMPFGTPRQVADHVRRQVDIFGEGGGFVLNTVHNIQANVPVENVVALIETVNELRGL, encoded by the coding sequence ATGGAACCATCGAAACAGCGGGTCGGAAAGGTCCTTTCGCATGAACGGCCGGATCGTTTTCCTGTCGATTTCGGCGCTACGGCCGTGACGGGCATTCATTGTAAGGTCGTGGAGGCGTTACGCGACCATTACGGTCTGGAACGTCGTCCCGTACGGATCGTGGAGACGCTTCAGATGTTGGGTGAAGTGGATGAAGAACTGAAACGGATCATGCATGTCGATTGCGAGCCAGCCATCGGATGCCGCGATTTTTTCGGGTGCGATACCCGCCGTCTGCACGAACAGAGAACGCCTTGGGGACAGACTGTATTGCTACCCGACACCTATGATCTGACGCCCGACACCGACCGGAATATCTGGATATATCCCCGGGGAGACCGTTCGGTGCCCCCTTCCGGAGTGTTGCCGGATAAATGCTATTTCATGAATGCCGTCGAACGGTGCGGGACTGTGGACGACGCCCGGCTGGACCCGGAGGACAATCTGGAAGAATACGGTCTGATCGGAGACGAGGATTTCGCCTGCTTCGTCAGTGCGGTGGAACGGGCGGCGGCGACGGGCCGGGCGGTCGTCCTCTCCTATGTCGGGACGGCTCTGGGGGATGTCGCCTTCATTTCGGGACCGGCTCTCAGTCGTCCGAGAGGTATCCGGAGCGTATCGGAATGGTATATGTCCACTTTGTTGAGGCCCGACTATATCCACCGGCTGTTCGACCGGCAGGTGGACTATGCCATCGCCAACTGCGAACGGTTGTGGAAGGCTGTCGGAGAGAAGGTTGACGTGATCTATACCTGCGGTACCGATTTCGGTTCGCAGGAGTCGCAGTTCTGTTCCGAGGAGACGTTCCGCGAGCTGTGGTTGCCGCATTACAGGCGGCTGAACGACTGGATTCACCGGAATACTACCTGGAAGATATTCAAGCATTCGTGCGGTTCGATGATGCCTCTGCTGCCGGCTCTGATCGACGCCGGATTCGACATATTCAATCCGGTGCAGGTGAATGCCCGGAACATGGACCCTCACGAACTGAAGGATCGCTTCGGTGATCGGCTGGTGTTCTGGGGCGGAATCGACACGCAGCAGGTAATGCCGTTCGGTACGCCGCGGCAGGTGGCCGACCATGTCCGCCGCCAGGTCGATATTTTCGGCGAGGGAGGCGGGTTCGTACTTAACACCGTTCATAACATACAGGCGAATGTGCCGGTGGAAAACGTTGTGGCCCTGATCGAGACGGTCAACGAACTGCGGGGATTGTAG
- a CDS encoding V-type ATP synthase subunit I: MMKYDFVLHYDRYEDFLERLRELGLVDITTTGWEPSEDDRQLLVQIEQHRQAARRFEELTARKEFVPGEPFATGKEAFERYREAAREIESLTARIARARKEADELAVWGAFNPDKLARLEEAGVELRFFSAYDKDFGDRVAGWRESYLIEEIASRDGVTYFVAVVPPGTDVAIDAQEMRRPEATRDDKRREAESLEKELEEWNRQLARCAASQDAIAEHEASLRERLRFRQVHSSGRAEADGSLVLLEGWATRETADRVDAMLEEYPDLFYLKSDPTPDDDTPVLLKNNRFARLFELIGGFYSLPRYGTMDLTPYFGPFYMIFFGFCLGDGGYGLIFVLAGLLMRWKGGPKLRQAAGLTVWCGAATVLFGLLTGSFFGVQLAGLPLFAQFREYFLSSEKLFNLAIALGLIQILFGMALKVTIISRQFGFRYALSTIGWMIVIVSTLAAMFLPDLGIRQFSMGSAAYLACLGAGLFMMLFLNSPGKNPLANFGAGLWNTYNDVTGLMSDVLSYIRLFAIGLSGGVLALVFNDLALGLSPDIPVVGLLVTIIILLIGHGINLFMSSLGSFVHPMRLTFVEFYKNAGFEGSQRPFEPFRHNKHNDRTQKLN; this comes from the coding sequence ATGATGAAATACGATTTCGTGCTCCACTACGACCGCTACGAGGATTTCCTGGAGCGGCTGCGGGAGCTGGGGCTGGTAGACATCACCACCACGGGCTGGGAACCTTCGGAGGACGACCGGCAGCTGCTCGTGCAGATCGAACAGCACAGGCAGGCGGCCCGCCGTTTCGAAGAACTGACCGCACGGAAAGAATTCGTCCCGGGCGAGCCTTTCGCCACGGGCAAGGAGGCATTCGAGCGCTACCGGGAAGCCGCCCGGGAGATCGAATCGCTCACGGCACGCATCGCCCGCGCCCGCAAGGAGGCGGACGAACTGGCCGTATGGGGAGCCTTCAACCCGGATAAACTGGCCCGGCTGGAGGAGGCGGGTGTGGAACTCCGATTCTTCTCGGCCTACGACAAGGACTTCGGCGACCGGGTGGCCGGATGGAGGGAATCCTATCTCATCGAAGAGATCGCCTCCCGGGACGGTGTCACCTATTTCGTGGCGGTAGTTCCGCCCGGCACGGACGTGGCGATCGACGCCCAGGAGATGCGCCGGCCCGAGGCCACCCGCGACGACAAACGGCGGGAGGCCGAATCGCTCGAAAAGGAACTGGAGGAATGGAACCGGCAGCTGGCCCGCTGCGCGGCCTCGCAGGATGCGATCGCGGAGCACGAAGCCTCCCTGAGGGAACGTCTCCGGTTCCGGCAGGTGCACAGTTCGGGACGTGCGGAGGCCGACGGCTCGCTGGTGTTGCTGGAGGGTTGGGCCACGCGGGAGACGGCGGACAGAGTGGACGCGATGCTGGAAGAGTATCCCGACCTGTTCTACCTCAAATCCGATCCCACACCGGACGACGACACTCCCGTCCTGCTGAAAAACAACCGGTTCGCGCGGCTGTTCGAACTGATCGGAGGTTTCTATTCGCTGCCCAGATACGGCACGATGGACCTGACCCCCTACTTCGGTCCCTTTTACATGATCTTCTTCGGCTTCTGCCTCGGGGACGGCGGCTACGGACTGATCTTCGTGCTGGCCGGGCTGCTGATGCGTTGGAAGGGGGGGCCGAAACTGCGGCAGGCGGCAGGACTGACCGTCTGGTGCGGAGCGGCCACGGTGCTGTTCGGACTGCTCACGGGTTCGTTCTTCGGCGTCCAGCTGGCGGGTCTGCCCCTGTTCGCTCAGTTCCGGGAGTATTTCCTCTCGTCGGAGAAGCTCTTCAACCTGGCGATCGCGCTGGGCCTGATCCAGATTCTCTTCGGCATGGCGCTCAAGGTGACCATCATCTCGCGCCAGTTCGGATTCCGGTACGCACTCTCCACGATCGGGTGGATGATCGTCATCGTCTCCACGCTGGCGGCCATGTTCCTGCCCGACCTGGGGATCAGGCAGTTTTCGATGGGCTCCGCAGCTTACCTGGCCTGCCTCGGTGCGGGGCTCTTCATGATGCTCTTCCTCAACTCCCCGGGCAAGAACCCGCTGGCCAACTTCGGGGCCGGACTGTGGAACACCTACAACGACGTGACGGGGCTGATGAGCGACGTGCTGAGCTACATCCGCCTGTTCGCCATCGGCCTTTCGGGCGGCGTGCTCGCGCTGGTCTTCAACGATCTGGCCCTCGGGCTCAGTCCCGACATTCCGGTCGTGGGCCTGCTCGTGACGATCATCATCCTGCTGATCGGCCACGGCATCAACCTGTTCATGTCATCACTCGGGTCGTTCGTCCACCCGATGCGTCTGACCTTCGTGGAATTCTATAAAAACGCCGGGTTCGAAGGCTCCCAACGTCCCTTCGAGCCTTTCCGGCACAACAAACATAACGATCGAACACAGAAACTTAACTAA
- a CDS encoding V-type ATP synthase subunit D → MAIRFQYNKTSLNELGKQLRMRTRALPTIKSKESALRVEVKKAKDTAAEYARQLDELSSRYDYMAALWSEFDPELVSIRDVELGTVKIAGVRIPVLRSIDFEVKPYDLFSSPVWIADGVEVLKRIATLGIEHAFYDHKTQLLDHARKKTTQKVNLYEKVQIPGYEDAIRKIKRFLEDEENLSKSAQKIVKTRHGQTGEEVRP, encoded by the coding sequence ATGGCTATCAGATTTCAGTATAACAAAACGTCGCTGAACGAACTGGGCAAACAGCTCAGGATGCGTACCCGCGCCCTGCCCACGATCAAGAGCAAGGAGTCGGCCCTGCGCGTGGAGGTGAAGAAGGCGAAGGACACCGCTGCGGAGTATGCGCGGCAGTTGGACGAGCTCTCTTCCCGTTACGACTACATGGCCGCCCTGTGGAGCGAATTCGATCCGGAGCTGGTGAGTATCCGGGACGTGGAACTGGGTACGGTCAAGATCGCCGGGGTACGCATTCCCGTGCTCCGGAGCATCGACTTCGAGGTGAAGCCCTACGACCTGTTTAGCAGTCCGGTGTGGATCGCCGACGGGGTGGAGGTGCTCAAGCGCATCGCCACGCTGGGCATCGAACACGCCTTTTACGACCACAAGACGCAGCTGCTGGACCACGCCCGCAAGAAGACCACCCAGAAGGTAAACCTCTATGAAAAGGTCCAGATTCCGGGATACGAGGATGCGATCCGCAAGATCAAGCGTTTCCTGGAGGACGAGGAGAACCTCTCGAAGAGCGCCCAGAAGATCGTCAAGACCCGGCACGGACAAACCGGAGAGGAGGTGCGGCCATGA
- a CDS encoding V-type ATP synthase subunit B, whose product METKAFQKIYTKIDNITKATVSLRARGVGNDELATVGGKLAQVVKTDGDRVTLQVFSGTEGIATDSEVIFHGMPPMLNVSDDLAGRFLNAYGEPMEGGARIEGEAREIGGPTVNPFKRIQPSELIATGIAGIDLNNTIVSGQKIPFFADPDQPYNQVMAMVALRAKADKIILGGMGLTNDDFLFFKHIFENAGALDRIVCFVNTTDNPPVERLLVPDMALTAAEYFAADKGEKVLVLLTDMTLYADALAIVANRMDQIPSKDSMPGSLYSDLARIYEKAVQLPNGGSITIIAVTTLSGGDITHAVPDNTGYITEGQLFLRNDSDTGKVIVDPFRSLSRLKQLVIGKKTREDHPQVMNAAVRLYADAANAKTKLENGFDLSDYDERALAFARDYSEHLLSIDVNIDITRMLDRAWAMFAKYFSKSEVAIKDELVEKYWPKEA is encoded by the coding sequence ATGGAGACGAAAGCATTTCAGAAGATATACACCAAGATCGACAACATCACCAAGGCGACGGTGAGCCTCCGCGCCCGGGGCGTGGGCAACGACGAGCTGGCCACGGTGGGGGGCAAGCTGGCGCAGGTGGTCAAGACCGACGGCGACCGCGTGACGCTCCAGGTGTTCTCGGGTACCGAGGGCATCGCCACCGATTCGGAAGTGATTTTCCACGGCATGCCCCCGATGCTCAACGTGAGCGACGACCTGGCCGGCCGTTTCCTCAACGCCTACGGCGAGCCGATGGAGGGCGGCGCCCGGATCGAGGGCGAGGCCCGCGAGATCGGAGGCCCCACGGTGAATCCCTTCAAGCGTATCCAGCCCTCGGAGTTGATCGCCACGGGCATCGCCGGCATCGACCTCAACAACACGATCGTGTCGGGTCAGAAAATACCCTTTTTCGCCGACCCCGACCAACCCTACAATCAGGTGATGGCCATGGTGGCCCTCCGGGCCAAAGCCGACAAGATCATCCTCGGCGGCATGGGGCTCACCAACGACGACTTCCTTTTTTTCAAGCACATTTTCGAAAACGCCGGAGCGCTCGACCGCATCGTGTGCTTCGTGAATACGACCGACAATCCGCCCGTGGAACGGCTCCTGGTGCCGGACATGGCGCTCACGGCCGCCGAATACTTCGCGGCGGACAAGGGAGAGAAGGTGCTCGTGCTGCTGACCGACATGACCCTCTACGCCGACGCGCTGGCCATCGTGGCCAACCGCATGGACCAGATTCCGTCGAAAGACTCCATGCCCGGCTCGCTCTACTCCGACCTGGCCCGCATCTACGAAAAGGCCGTACAGCTGCCCAACGGGGGGTCGATCACCATCATCGCCGTGACCACCCTTTCGGGCGGAGACATCACCCACGCCGTACCCGACAACACGGGTTATATCACCGAAGGTCAGCTCTTTCTGCGCAACGATTCGGACACGGGCAAGGTGATCGTCGACCCGTTCCGTTCGCTGAGCCGCCTCAAGCAGCTGGTGATCGGCAAAAAGACCCGCGAAGACCACCCGCAGGTGATGAACGCCGCCGTGCGCCTTTATGCCGACGCCGCCAACGCCAAGACGAAACTGGAGAACGGTTTCGACCTGTCGGACTACGACGAACGGGCCCTCGCCTTCGCACGCGACTACTCGGAACACCTGCTCTCGATCGACGTGAACATCGACATCACCCGCATGCTCGACCGCGCCTGGGCCATGTTCGCGAAATATTTCAGCAAGAGCGAAGTGGCCATCAAGGACGAACTGGTGGAAAAATACTGGCCGAAAGAGGCATAG
- a CDS encoding V-type ATP synthase subunit A, which translates to MKTTGQVAGIISNIVVVKADGPVAQNEICSVYLGDIRMMAEVIKVIGENAYVQVYDSTRGLKVGDRVEFEGHMLEATLGPGILSQNYDGLQNDLAKMDGLFIKRGSHTDPLDYERQWEFKPLASPGDTVSAGSWLGQVQEKWIEHKIMVPFAMTGRYTVKSVAGAGLYRVKDTVAVVTDADGRDHEITMVQKWPVKQPIRAYTEKPRPSRMMETGVRAIDTFNPIAVGGTGFIPGPFGAGKTVLQHAISKQADADVIIFVACGERANEVVEIFTEFPLLDDPRTGHKLMERTTIICNTSNMPVAAREASVYTGMTIGEYYRAMGLKVLILADSTSRWAQALREMSNRLEELPGQDAFPMDLPAIISNFYARAGMVVLPGGGHGSVTFIGTVSPAGGNLKEPVTESTKKAARCFYALSQGRADSKRYPAIDPLESYSKYLEYPEIREYLDERIEPGWVSLVMEGKTLVQRGKEAYEQINILGDDGVPTEYHERFWKSELIDFVILQQDAFDRIDANCPIVRQQYMYKLVLEVCRREFSFAGFEECASFFKGLINLFKQMNYSEWDSDRFRDYRSRIDRTVAAKTKEA; encoded by the coding sequence ATGAAGACAACAGGACAGGTGGCCGGCATCATCTCCAACATCGTGGTGGTGAAAGCGGACGGCCCCGTGGCGCAGAACGAAATCTGCTCCGTCTACCTGGGCGACATCCGCATGATGGCCGAGGTGATCAAGGTGATCGGCGAGAACGCCTACGTGCAGGTGTACGATTCCACGCGCGGGCTGAAGGTAGGCGACCGCGTGGAATTCGAGGGCCACATGCTGGAGGCCACGCTCGGTCCCGGCATCCTCTCGCAGAACTACGACGGACTGCAGAACGACCTCGCAAAAATGGATGGCCTCTTTATCAAAAGGGGATCGCATACCGATCCGCTCGACTACGAAAGGCAATGGGAGTTCAAACCGCTGGCCTCCCCGGGCGACACGGTGAGCGCCGGTTCGTGGCTGGGACAGGTGCAGGAGAAATGGATCGAGCACAAGATCATGGTGCCGTTCGCCATGACGGGCCGTTACACGGTCAAAAGCGTGGCCGGGGCGGGCCTCTACCGCGTAAAGGACACGGTGGCAGTGGTGACCGACGCCGACGGGCGCGACCACGAAATCACGATGGTGCAGAAATGGCCGGTGAAACAGCCGATCCGGGCCTATACGGAGAAACCGCGCCCCTCGCGGATGATGGAGACGGGTGTGCGGGCCATCGACACGTTCAACCCCATCGCCGTGGGCGGTACGGGTTTCATCCCGGGACCGTTCGGGGCGGGCAAGACCGTCCTCCAGCACGCCATCTCGAAACAGGCCGATGCGGACGTCATCATCTTCGTGGCCTGCGGCGAGCGGGCCAACGAAGTGGTGGAGATCTTCACCGAGTTTCCCCTGCTGGACGACCCGCGCACGGGCCACAAGCTGATGGAACGCACCACGATCATCTGCAACACCTCGAACATGCCCGTGGCAGCCCGCGAGGCATCGGTCTACACGGGCATGACCATCGGCGAATACTACCGGGCCATGGGGCTGAAGGTGCTGATCCTGGCCGACTCCACTTCGCGCTGGGCGCAGGCGCTGCGCGAAATGAGCAACCGGCTGGAAGAACTGCCGGGACAGGACGCCTTCCCGATGGACCTGCCGGCCATCATCTCCAACTTCTACGCCCGGGCAGGCATGGTGGTGCTGCCGGGCGGAGGGCACGGCTCGGTGACCTTCATCGGTACGGTGTCGCCCGCAGGCGGCAACCTCAAGGAACCGGTGACCGAATCGACCAAAAAGGCGGCCCGCTGTTTCTACGCCCTGTCGCAGGGACGGGCCGACAGCAAGCGCTATCCGGCGATCGACCCGCTGGAGAGCTATTCGAAATACCTGGAATATCCCGAGATCAGGGAGTACCTCGACGAGCGGATCGAACCGGGATGGGTATCCCTCGTGATGGAGGGCAAAACCCTCGTGCAGCGGGGCAAGGAGGCCTACGAGCAGATCAACATTCTGGGCGACGACGGCGTGCCGACCGAGTACCACGAACGGTTCTGGAAATCGGAGCTGATCGACTTCGTGATTCTCCAGCAGGACGCCTTCGACCGGATCGACGCCAACTGCCCGATCGTCCGCCAGCAGTACATGTACAAACTGGTGCTGGAGGTGTGCCGCAGGGAGTTCTCCTTCGCCGGGTTCGAGGAGTGCGCCTCCTTCTTCAAGGGACTCATCAACCTTTTCAAACAGATGAACTATTCGGAGTGGGACAGCGACCGGTTCCGGGACTACCGCAGCCGGATCGACCGGACCGTCGCAGCCAAAACCAAAGAAGCATAA
- a CDS encoding DUF2764 family protein — MAKNYYCLVAGLREFTREGEHKGFDPASVQAEIDEGIGRKDREKVALLRTYHDIGNIVNLKAGRAQFSPLGNFGRAELEEEAVRPVRLPRFVREVLEAYADPEGTDYEEIDRSKALERSLMEAYYRACAASKSRFLREWGEFDRNLRNVCAALTARRLGIPVPQVLVGGGYVAESLARSSAADFGLKGEVGYLDRVIAAVADEENLLEKEHRIDSLRWEMSEELTTFDYFNIEFILGYLVRVGIVSRWMSLDRERGQEMFARLLASLGGAELIGRAESTNE; from the coding sequence ATGGCGAAGAACTATTACTGTCTGGTGGCGGGCCTGCGCGAATTCACCCGGGAAGGCGAGCACAAGGGTTTCGACCCCGCGTCCGTACAGGCCGAAATCGACGAGGGAATCGGCCGGAAGGACCGGGAGAAGGTGGCTCTGCTGCGCACCTATCACGACATCGGGAACATCGTGAACCTGAAAGCGGGCCGCGCACAGTTCTCCCCCCTGGGCAATTTCGGCCGGGCGGAACTGGAGGAGGAGGCGGTTCGGCCCGTACGCCTGCCCCGGTTCGTGCGCGAAGTGCTGGAAGCCTATGCCGACCCGGAGGGTACGGATTATGAGGAGATCGACCGCAGCAAGGCGCTGGAACGCTCGCTCATGGAGGCCTATTACCGGGCCTGCGCCGCGTCGAAGAGCCGTTTTCTGCGCGAATGGGGCGAGTTCGACCGCAACCTGCGCAACGTCTGCGCGGCCCTCACGGCCCGCCGGCTGGGGATTCCCGTACCGCAGGTGCTGGTGGGCGGAGGCTACGTGGCCGAATCGCTGGCCCGCAGTTCGGCGGCGGACTTCGGGCTGAAAGGCGAGGTGGGATACCTCGACCGGGTGATCGCCGCCGTGGCCGACGAGGAGAACCTGCTCGAAAAGGAACACCGCATCGACTCGCTGCGCTGGGAGATGTCGGAGGAGCTCACGACCTTCGACTATTTCAACATCGAATTCATCCTGGGCTATCTGGTGCGCGTGGGCATCGTCTCCCGCTGGATGTCGCTCGACCGCGAGCGGGGTCAGGAGATGTTCGCCCGGCTGCTGGCCTCGCTGGGCGGGGCGGAACTGATCGGCCGGGCCGAAAGTACGAACGAATAA